The Arachis hypogaea cultivar Tifrunner chromosome 16, arahy.Tifrunner.gnm2.J5K5, whole genome shotgun sequence genome contains a region encoding:
- the LOC112756821 gene encoding uncharacterized protein, which produces MSPFSAENFPTYLDGAALLWFSKLSAGSISSFEDLARSFIDYFAASRIYVHGSDYLSTIKQGQHESLKDYMTRFADATIEIQDLDPAVHLHALKAGLRPGKFQETIAITKPKTLEEFRERVAGQMEIEELREAQKSDKQPHRRDEERTFRSPGSRDTKKLSKPTSKYNTYTRFNTRRENIIREILNAKIIKPPARAGNYQDQRFVDRTKHCAFHRKFGHTTDDCIVAKDLLERLACQGLLDKYIESRKGRRGNSDRVENKQAMADDNKKERTTPDLPRGVISHISGGFAGG; this is translated from the coding sequence ATGAGCCCGTTCTCTGCCGAAAATTTCCCCACCTACCTCGATGGTGCTGCGTTACTCTGGTTTTCTAAACTTTCTGCAGGTTCAATTTCCTCCTTTGAGGATCTCGCTAGATCATTCATTGATTATTTTGCGGCATCAAGAATCTACGTACATGGATCGGACTATCTCAGCACCATCAAACAGGGTCAGCACGAGAGCCTGAAGGACTACATGACCAGATTCGCTGACGCCACTATAGAGATCCAGGACCTGGACCCGGCCGTTCACCTGCACGCTCTCAAGGCCGGCCTCAGGCCCGGCAAATTCCAGGAGACCATTGCCATAACAAAGCCAAAGACGCTAGAGGAATTCCGAGAAAGGGTGGCAGGCCAAATGGAGATCGAAGAACTCCGAGAAGCCCAAAAATCGGACAAACAACCACATCGGAGAGACGAAGAAAGAACTTTCAGATCGCCAGGCAGCAGAGACACTAAGAAACTTTCCAAGCCCACGTCGAAATACAACACATACACCAGATTCAATACAAGAAGAGAAAACATCATCAGAGAAATCCTCAACGCCAAAATCATAAAGCCACCAGCTCGAGCAGGGAACTACCAGGATCAAAGGTTTGTGGATAGGACAAAGCATTGTGCCTTCCACCGAAAGTTTGGTCACACCACGGACGACTGCATCGTCGCGAAGGACCTCCTGGAAAGGCTGGCATGCCAAGGGCTCTTGGACAAATATATCGAGAGCCGGAAAGGCAGAAGAGGAAACTCGGACAGGGTTGAGAACAAGCAAGCAATGGCCGATGACAACAAAAAAGAGAGGACGACTCCTGATCTACCAAGAGGAGTCATTAGCCACATATCAGGGGGATTCGCAGGCGGCTGA